One window of the Desulfolucanica intricata genome contains the following:
- a CDS encoding DUF2512 family protein — protein MSKTVTALIMKFVMTLIVAAIAFTFIDGNAWGWIFALAIIGTILNYVIGDLMVLPKYGNIVASIGDGVIAALTAYIFDLLILDFRTSFTSLIVFGVLVAVGEYFFHQYLRRSEKVEP, from the coding sequence ATGAGTAAAACAGTAACTGCACTTATAATGAAATTTGTAATGACATTAATCGTTGCAGCTATTGCCTTTACTTTTATTGACGGAAACGCTTGGGGTTGGATATTTGCATTAGCTATTATAGGAACCATACTTAATTATGTTATTGGAGATCTTATGGTATTGCCTAAATACGGCAATATAGTAGCTTCAATTGGTGACGGTGTAATAGCGGCACTAACAGCTTATATTTTTGATTTACTTATTCTTGATTTCAGAACAAGTTTTACATCTTTAATTGTATTTGGTGTTTTAGTGGCGGTTGGGGAATACTTCTTTCACCAGTACTTGCGTCGATCTGAGAAGGTTGAACCTTAA